One Flagellimonas sp. CMM7 genomic region harbors:
- a CDS encoding cupin domain-containing protein, which yields MKTFGASREFIKGEDLDWEVVGEGLKRKIMGYDDKIMLVKVHFEVGAIGQMHEHYHSQVTYVESGSFDVTIDGKTQTLKGGDSFYIPPHAMHGAICTEAGVLIDVFSPIREDFMQSR from the coding sequence ATGAAAACATTTGGAGCAAGTAGAGAATTCATTAAAGGTGAAGATCTCGATTGGGAAGTTGTAGGTGAGGGCCTAAAAAGAAAGATTATGGGCTATGATGACAAAATCATGCTCGTAAAAGTTCATTTTGAGGTTGGAGCTATTGGTCAAATGCACGAACATTATCACTCACAGGTTACCTATGTAGAAAGTGGAAGTTTTGATGTGACCATAGATGGCAAAACCCAAACACTTAAAGGTGGAGATTCATTTTATATTCCACCGCATGCAATGCATGGAGCCATTTGTACAGAAGCCGGTGTGTTAATAGATGTTTTTAGCCCAATTCGTGAAGACTTTATGCAAAGCCGTTAA
- a CDS encoding TonB-dependent receptor has protein sequence MNLKTKLLLIAILLSNIQLFAQDNYSLAGTVTDTNSVPIPGANVVVLNTTKGTQTDFDGNYSIQVSGGDVLQFSYIGYATQTIIISGQASINITLQEDTSQLDEVVVIGYGTQRKSTLTGSISKVVNDDLDQIAVSRVDEALIGQVSGVNIQATNAEAGGAPTITIRGFGSITADSGPALVVDGIVVSSDFLANIDMNDVESFEVLKDAASAAIYGSEGSNGVILITTKTGKAGKTQFSYQTYLGFKEAHGSDDYRKSVADWARIEQAATGTLSGETLYAQDLVRITGIDRDWQDVFFDGGNVISHSFSARGGSENTKFSASLRSLHDEGVVITDDYTSYIVNLKLDTKLTDKLRFGLRASPSFTEQRRLPTSIHNPTRQSPWLPIYHTEETLEFINRSNYPDVGVGDYFFENHLENRDYDNDGNTERPRTSGDSNPFAQYVEREHYEDNTKLFGSTYFSYEILDGLTAKTSLGVTLEQRTRRRWDGTKHHAAGNSRAQYNLQNRFRTRLISDNTLNYSKTFGDHDLGFLAGMTVQQRKSEESITTGNGYSNNLLKNLQSATAIASFSEVNTELRKVGYFARVNYAYKDKYLFNASFRRDGSSVFGVNSKYGNFPAVSAGWNVAKEDFLINSDLVTNLKLRASYGLTGSENFNVGDQTVNTWPYLALLQNSNAIVDGSVAPGVSPLNIANALLQWEASEEFTVGLDYGFLNNRISGSIDYYQRNSDELLLNNPVSYVTGFNNGIVNLGEVQNRGLELELRTRNIVNEKFRWSSTLIASTNQNELLSFGDSNNALIEDTYGRNSQWINRIGEPISSYWGYVVDTDVYDDTQFRTTYVDNPWNRINGQADDTIVKDLNGDGIITEEDKTILGDPYPDLLYSFTNDFQLGAFDLSFQVQGSLGAQVNNIGDQYFYNWFGNRTRSGGELQAVADGLVPHPSFIQEKVLTSEVIASADYFSLRNVNLGYNFSDDVLSKFGLSALRIYVTGQNLIYITADDYHGFNPEHDDNGNPRAYGSQRAGTPIFRTMTLGLNIDF, from the coding sequence ATGAATTTAAAAACTAAACTATTATTAATTGCAATATTGCTTTCTAATATTCAATTATTTGCCCAGGACAACTACAGTCTTGCGGGCACAGTGACGGACACAAACAGCGTTCCAATCCCTGGAGCGAATGTTGTTGTTTTGAATACAACAAAAGGAACTCAAACCGATTTTGACGGTAACTACTCCATCCAAGTTTCCGGTGGAGATGTATTACAGTTTTCATATATTGGTTATGCTACGCAAACTATTATTATTAGTGGGCAAGCATCAATAAATATAACGCTACAAGAAGATACCAGCCAACTTGATGAGGTTGTTGTTATTGGTTATGGTACACAGAGAAAATCTACTTTAACGGGATCTATTTCCAAAGTGGTTAATGATGATTTGGACCAAATTGCGGTGTCAAGGGTAGATGAAGCCCTTATTGGTCAAGTATCTGGGGTCAATATTCAGGCTACCAATGCAGAAGCAGGTGGTGCTCCGACCATTACCATTCGTGGTTTTGGATCAATAACCGCAGACTCTGGCCCTGCATTAGTGGTCGATGGTATAGTGGTAAGCTCTGATTTTTTGGCAAATATTGATATGAACGATGTGGAATCGTTCGAAGTATTGAAGGATGCAGCATCGGCGGCTATTTACGGTAGTGAAGGCTCTAATGGTGTTATCCTTATTACCACAAAAACTGGTAAGGCTGGTAAAACACAATTTAGTTATCAAACCTACTTAGGTTTTAAGGAGGCTCATGGAAGTGATGATTATAGGAAGAGCGTTGCAGATTGGGCTAGAATAGAACAAGCCGCTACCGGAACACTTTCAGGCGAAACTTTATACGCACAGGATCTTGTTAGGATTACCGGAATCGACAGGGATTGGCAAGATGTTTTCTTTGATGGAGGAAACGTTATAAGTCATTCTTTTTCTGCAAGAGGAGGTTCTGAGAATACCAAGTTCAGTGCATCTTTAAGGTCGCTGCATGATGAGGGTGTTGTTATCACAGATGACTATACATCATACATCGTAAATTTGAAATTGGATACAAAATTGACTGACAAATTAAGATTTGGGCTTAGAGCTTCACCATCTTTCACAGAGCAAAGAAGGTTGCCTACATCAATACATAACCCAACACGTCAGTCACCATGGTTGCCTATCTATCATACTGAGGAAACGCTTGAGTTTATAAATAGAAGCAATTATCCAGATGTAGGTGTTGGAGATTATTTCTTTGAAAACCATTTGGAAAACAGGGATTATGACAATGATGGCAATACGGAAAGACCCCGAACTTCTGGTGATTCAAATCCATTTGCACAATATGTTGAGCGTGAGCATTATGAGGATAATACCAAGTTGTTCGGCTCTACATATTTTAGTTACGAAATTTTGGACGGGCTTACAGCTAAAACATCTTTAGGAGTCACTTTAGAACAAAGAACACGAAGAAGATGGGACGGTACAAAGCACCATGCAGCTGGTAATAGCCGGGCTCAATATAACTTGCAGAACAGATTCCGTACAAGACTGATTTCCGATAATACGTTGAACTACAGCAAAACATTCGGTGATCATGATCTTGGTTTTCTTGCAGGGATGACAGTGCAGCAGAGGAAATCTGAAGAAAGTATTACTACTGGAAACGGATATTCCAATAATTTACTTAAAAATTTACAAAGTGCAACGGCAATCGCAAGTTTTTCAGAGGTCAATACCGAACTTAGAAAGGTAGGCTACTTTGCCAGGGTTAATTACGCCTACAAAGACAAGTATTTATTCAATGCTTCTTTCAGGCGAGATGGTAGTTCTGTCTTTGGCGTAAATTCTAAATATGGTAATTTCCCCGCGGTATCTGCAGGTTGGAATGTAGCCAAAGAAGACTTCTTAATTAACAGTGACCTTGTAACTAATTTAAAGCTTAGGGCCAGTTATGGTCTTACTGGTTCAGAGAATTTTAATGTAGGAGACCAAACTGTAAACACTTGGCCCTACTTGGCCTTGTTGCAAAATTCCAACGCCATTGTTGATGGTAGTGTAGCTCCGGGTGTTTCGCCACTTAATATTGCAAATGCATTGTTACAATGGGAAGCTTCCGAAGAATTCACAGTTGGATTGGATTACGGTTTTTTAAACAATAGAATTTCCGGTTCCATAGATTATTACCAAAGAAATAGTGACGAATTACTGTTAAATAATCCAGTTTCATATGTCACAGGTTTTAATAATGGTATTGTGAATTTGGGAGAAGTTCAAAACCGAGGGTTGGAACTTGAACTTAGAACGAGAAATATTGTTAACGAGAAGTTCCGATGGAGTTCTACTTTAATTGCCTCTACCAACCAAAATGAATTGTTGAGTTTTGGCGACTCGAACAATGCACTTATAGAGGATACATACGGTAGAAATTCTCAATGGATCAATCGAATAGGGGAGCCAATATCATCTTATTGGGGTTATGTTGTAGATACTGATGTGTATGATGATACCCAGTTTAGAACAACCTATGTCGACAATCCATGGAATCGAATTAACGGACAAGCTGATGACACCATTGTTAAAGACCTCAATGGTGACGGAATTATTACCGAAGAGGACAAAACTATTTTAGGAGACCCTTATCCAGATTTGTTGTACAGTTTTACCAATGACTTTCAGTTAGGCGCCTTCGATTTATCATTTCAGGTCCAAGGAAGCCTTGGGGCCCAAGTAAATAACATTGGAGATCAATACTTCTATAATTGGTTTGGAAATAGAACCAGAAGTGGTGGTGAATTACAAGCAGTAGCCGATGGCCTTGTTCCACACCCATCTTTCATTCAAGAAAAAGTACTGACAAGTGAAGTCATTGCAAGCGCAGATTACTTTTCGCTACGTAATGTAAATCTTGGTTATAATTTTTCAGATGATGTACTATCCAAATTCGGTTTAAGCGCTTTAAGAATTTATGTCACCGGTCAGAATCTGATTTACATCACTGCTGATGATTATCATGGTTTCAATCCAGAACATGATGATAATGGTAATCCAAGAGCCTATGGCTCCCAAAGAGCAGGAACACCGATATTCAGAACCATGACGTTAGGGTTGAACATTGATTTTTAA